From the Alloalcanivorax dieselolei B5 genome, one window contains:
- a CDS encoding aldo/keto reductase — protein sequence MQTLAFENGDTLPIIGLGTWKSQPGEVHQAVREAIRAGYRHIDCAHIYGNEKEVGQALNEALGAGEVRREELWITSKLWNSAHAPEDVAPALRQTLSDLGLDYLDLYLIHWPVAHKPGVVFPNSGEDLLSLEERPIAATWAALEALVDDGLTRHIGVSNFSISKLQTLLETARIKPAMNQIELHPYLQQNSMLEFCHANGVHLTAYSPLGSFDRPAAFKAADEPVLLEDPVIVEIAERHQASPAQVLIRWATQRGTAVIPKSVNPERLRQNLAAADLELDDGDMDRIAALDKHRRYVSGANWAQPGSPYTLENLWDE from the coding sequence ATGCAAACGCTTGCTTTTGAGAACGGCGACACCCTGCCCATTATCGGTCTGGGTACCTGGAAGTCCCAGCCCGGAGAGGTCCATCAGGCGGTGCGCGAAGCCATCCGTGCCGGTTATCGCCATATCGATTGCGCCCACATTTATGGCAATGAAAAAGAAGTAGGCCAGGCACTGAACGAGGCGCTGGGCGCCGGCGAAGTGCGCCGCGAGGAATTATGGATCACCTCGAAATTATGGAACAGCGCACATGCTCCGGAAGACGTGGCTCCGGCGTTGCGGCAAACCCTATCCGACCTGGGGTTGGATTATCTGGATCTGTACCTGATCCACTGGCCGGTGGCGCATAAACCCGGCGTGGTTTTCCCCAATAGCGGAGAAGACCTGTTGTCGCTGGAAGAGCGTCCGATAGCCGCCACCTGGGCCGCCCTGGAAGCCCTGGTCGATGATGGCCTGACACGTCACATCGGCGTGTCCAACTTCAGCATCAGCAAACTGCAAACGCTGCTCGAGACGGCGCGGATCAAACCGGCCATGAACCAGATCGAACTGCACCCCTACCTGCAGCAGAACAGCATGCTGGAGTTTTGCCACGCCAACGGCGTGCACCTGACCGCCTATTCGCCACTGGGCTCCTTTGACCGGCCCGCGGCATTCAAAGCCGCCGATGAGCCGGTGTTGCTGGAAGATCCGGTGATCGTGGAGATCGCCGAACGGCATCAGGCCAGCCCCGCTCAGGTGTTGATTCGCTGGGCCACGCAACGCGGTACCGCGGTGATTCCCAAATCGGTGAATCCCGAACGCCTGCGCCAGAACCTGGCCGCCGCCGACCTGGAACTGGACGACGGTGATATGGATCGCATCGCCGCCCTGGATAAACACCGCCGTTACGTATCCGGCGCCAATTGGGCGCAGCCGGGCAGCCCTTATACCCTTGAGAACCTCTGGGACGAGTGA
- a CDS encoding GAF domain-containing protein — protein MGYQNTMQERVEAVRQALAVDVCSLYLAFPETDELELVASGGLDPQALGARMTFSQGLTGKVARTGQPVVARHVADHPDYHHVANSGEERFKSYLGIPLRNGDHLIGVLVIQTVIAKSFFHNDIRELHRAGRDVREALLARQGIAGIRTG, from the coding sequence ATGGGATATCAAAATACCATGCAAGAAAGGGTGGAAGCGGTCCGCCAGGCGTTGGCCGTGGACGTTTGTAGTCTATATCTGGCTTTCCCGGAAACGGATGAGCTGGAATTGGTGGCCAGCGGCGGGCTGGACCCACAGGCCCTGGGGGCGCGGATGACGTTTTCGCAGGGACTGACCGGCAAGGTGGCGCGTACCGGTCAGCCGGTGGTGGCAAGGCACGTCGCTGATCATCCGGATTATCATCATGTGGCCAACTCCGGCGAAGAGCGCTTCAAGAGCTATCTGGGGATCCCTTTGCGTAATGGCGATCACCTGATCGGAGTGCTGGTGATCCAGACAGTGATCGCCAAGAGCTTTTTCCATAATGATATCCGCGAGTTACATCGGGCCGGCAGGGATGTTCGCGAGGCGCTGCTGGCGCGGCAGGGAATAGCGGGGATAAGGACGGGTTGA
- a CDS encoding phospholipase D family protein — MTRFTGPGVMAGHWLRGLMLITMLSALSGCAGLPSLEGRTVTVALSPEYARTSAMGKVVTPLADAHPGESGIHALVDAKEAFAARMLLADAAEHTLDIQYYIWHADITGTLLFEALHRAADRGVRVRLLLDDNNTAGLDDILSALDAHPNIEVRLFNPFVLRWPRALGFMTDFSRANRRMHNKSFTVDNQVTVVGGRNVGDEYFGAADGPLFADLDVLAIGSVVNDVSVDFDRYWASRSSYPADRILPDKPVPDLQVLTASAARMEQTRKAGAYVRALKQSELVTQLRNGNLPFEWAATRMVSDDPAKGLGEAAPEGLLMAQLSEIIGTPAANLELVSPYFVPTAAGVEAFTALAESGVDVRVLTNSLEATDVSAVHAGYAKRRKDLLSAGIQLYEMRAAVNAVERNKSAGLFGSSGSSLHAKTFAVDQERVFVGSFNFDPRSANLNTELGFVIESPALAKTVAHVFETRVPEGAYRVKLDESGDLYWVEKFADGERRYRKEPGVGAIKRWGVSLLSWLPIEWLL; from the coding sequence TTGACCAGATTTACGGGGCCCGGAGTGATGGCGGGTCATTGGCTACGGGGCCTGATGCTGATCACTATGTTGTCGGCCCTGAGCGGGTGTGCCGGTTTGCCTTCCCTGGAAGGGCGCACCGTCACCGTGGCGCTGTCACCGGAATATGCGCGAACTTCCGCCATGGGGAAGGTTGTGACGCCGCTGGCGGACGCCCACCCTGGCGAAAGCGGTATCCATGCCCTGGTTGATGCGAAGGAGGCCTTTGCCGCCCGCATGCTGCTGGCGGACGCCGCCGAGCACACCCTGGATATCCAGTATTACATCTGGCACGCCGACATCACCGGGACACTGCTGTTCGAGGCGCTGCACCGGGCCGCCGACCGTGGCGTGCGGGTCCGTTTACTGCTGGATGACAATAACACCGCCGGGCTGGATGATATTCTGTCGGCTCTGGACGCCCACCCCAACATCGAGGTGCGGTTGTTCAACCCCTTTGTTTTGCGTTGGCCCCGGGCTTTGGGGTTTATGACGGACTTCTCCAGGGCCAACCGGCGCATGCACAACAAATCCTTCACGGTGGACAATCAGGTGACGGTGGTGGGCGGGCGCAATGTGGGTGACGAGTACTTCGGTGCCGCCGATGGCCCGCTATTCGCGGATCTGGACGTGCTCGCCATTGGGTCGGTGGTAAACGACGTCTCCGTTGACTTTGACCGTTACTGGGCCAGCCGTTCCTCCTATCCCGCCGACCGTATTCTGCCGGATAAGCCGGTCCCCGATCTGCAGGTGCTGACGGCATCGGCGGCGCGCATGGAACAAACCCGTAAGGCCGGCGCCTACGTGCGCGCTTTGAAGCAATCCGAACTGGTTACACAGCTGCGTAACGGCAATCTGCCGTTCGAGTGGGCGGCAACCCGGATGGTCTCGGACGATCCCGCCAAGGGGCTGGGTGAGGCGGCGCCAGAGGGACTGTTGATGGCACAACTGTCGGAGATCATTGGCACACCCGCCGCCAACCTGGAACTGGTTTCGCCGTATTTCGTACCCACCGCCGCCGGGGTGGAGGCGTTTACCGCTCTGGCCGAGAGCGGCGTTGATGTCCGGGTGCTTACCAACTCTCTGGAAGCCACGGACGTATCGGCGGTGCACGCCGGGTACGCCAAGAGGCGCAAGGACTTGTTGTCCGCCGGTATTCAGCTGTATGAGATGCGGGCCGCGGTTAACGCCGTGGAGCGCAATAAAAGCGCGGGACTGTTTGGCAGTTCCGGCTCCAGTCTGCATGCCAAGACCTTCGCCGTGGACCAGGAACGGGTGTTCGTCGGCTCCTTTAACTTCGATCCGCGCTCCGCCAATCTCAACACCGAGCTGGGGTTTGTCATTGAAAGCCCGGCACTGGCCAAAACGGTAGCGCACGTTTTTGAAACACGGGTGCCGGAAGGCGCCTACCGGGTCAAACTGGATGAAAGCGGTGATCTGTACTGGGTGGAAAAATTCGCCGACGGTGAACGGCGTTATCGCAAGGAGCCCGGGGTCGGGGCGATCAAACGCTGGGGGGTGTCGTTGCTGTCCTGGCTGCCGATCGAATGGCTGCTATAA
- a CDS encoding short-chain fatty acid transporter, which produces MLNTIAKPFVRLVERYLPDPYIFVLILTLVAFAAAMLVEGNSPQAVMVMWGDGFWGLLTFSMQMLLVLVTGFMLASTPLVKGILNRLASLARTPGQAILLVTYVALAASWINWGFGLVVGGLFAKALARQVRVHYPLLIAAAYSGFVVWHGGLAGSIPLTIATEGHFTQEQIGIIGTGQTIFSFFNLAIVVMLFIAVPLVNRWMLPPEEDSHYVDAETLKDGTEVDVAVTRPAEHLENSRILAWLIGFSGIAYAINYFAGGGGLNLNIVNFMFLFLAIVLHQTPRRLLNSLHEAIKGGAGIVIQFPFYAGIMAVMTQSGLAATISNGFVSIASADSLPFWSFISAGVVNIFVPSGGGQWAVQAPVMIPAALELGADLPRVAMAVGWGDAWTNLLQPFWALPVLAIAGLKAKDIMGFCLVQLIITGALISIGLTWF; this is translated from the coding sequence ATGTTGAATACCATCGCCAAACCCTTCGTGCGTCTGGTGGAACGCTATCTGCCAGATCCTTATATCTTTGTATTGATTCTGACGCTGGTGGCGTTCGCCGCCGCGATGCTGGTGGAAGGCAACTCCCCGCAGGCCGTTATGGTGATGTGGGGAGACGGTTTCTGGGGCCTGCTGACGTTCTCCATGCAGATGTTGCTGGTGCTGGTCACCGGTTTCATGCTCGCCAGTACCCCGCTGGTGAAAGGCATTCTCAATCGACTGGCATCGCTGGCCCGCACACCGGGACAGGCCATCTTGTTGGTGACCTACGTGGCACTGGCGGCCAGCTGGATCAACTGGGGCTTTGGTCTGGTGGTGGGCGGATTGTTCGCCAAGGCATTGGCCCGGCAGGTCCGGGTGCATTACCCCTTGTTGATTGCCGCCGCCTATTCCGGCTTTGTCGTCTGGCATGGTGGTCTGGCGGGATCCATTCCCCTGACCATCGCCACCGAAGGGCACTTCACCCAGGAGCAGATCGGTATCATCGGCACCGGCCAGACGATTTTCTCCTTCTTCAATCTGGCGATCGTGGTGATGTTGTTTATCGCGGTACCGCTGGTGAATCGATGGATGTTGCCGCCGGAGGAGGACAGCCATTATGTCGACGCTGAAACCCTGAAGGACGGTACCGAGGTGGACGTGGCGGTGACGCGGCCAGCCGAGCATCTGGAGAACAGCCGGATTCTGGCCTGGCTGATCGGCTTCAGCGGTATTGCCTACGCCATCAACTACTTCGCCGGTGGCGGTGGCCTTAACCTGAATATCGTCAACTTCATGTTCCTGTTCCTGGCTATCGTGTTGCACCAGACACCGCGGCGCCTGCTCAACAGCCTCCACGAAGCGATCAAGGGCGGTGCCGGTATTGTCATTCAGTTCCCGTTTTACGCCGGCATCATGGCGGTGATGACGCAATCCGGGTTGGCCGCCACTATCTCCAACGGTTTCGTTTCCATCGCCAGCGCCGACTCCCTGCCGTTCTGGAGCTTTATCAGTGCCGGCGTGGTGAATATCTTCGTGCCTTCCGGTGGTGGGCAGTGGGCGGTACAGGCCCCGGTGATGATCCCCGCCGCCCTGGAATTGGGCGCTGACCTGCCCCGGGTGGCCATGGCGGTGGGTTGGGGTGACGCCTGGACCAACCTGCTGCAGCCGTTCTGGGCTTTGCCGGTGTTGGCTATCGCCGGTCTCAAGGCGAAGGACATTATGGGCTTCTGTCTGGTGCAACTGATCATTACCGGGGCACTGATCAGTATTGGTCTGACCTGGTTCTAG
- a CDS encoding TAXI family TRAP transporter solute-binding subunit, producing the protein MGFLKSSSILFSALVTGSLMISGSALAAENVNLPKTIAMTAYGTGSGGYTQMVSIGNLLKNEYGVSVRILPGENDVSRMTPLRTGRVPMCACGIASYYGSEGVLMFAGKEWGPQPIRVIATSTASFGLGLAVAGDLDVKTPADLKGKKVSYIRGDDANNLGTEAYLAFGGLTWDDVKKVEFPGYARTFDGVVAGQSDTAFTMTVTPVAQQLAASPRGVTWPTLDPDDKEGWERLRAVAPYFQSHQVTSAAGLGEGEMWQGATYPYPILVSNADEKSGLAGSLVKVLIEDYDKFKDAAPGNAGYALENQNMQWVIPFHDEVVAYYKEIGHWTEQMQTHQDRLVERQDILQKTWKAYTAGNPPEDDDAFRKGWMEARAKALEAAGMNPVFR; encoded by the coding sequence ATGGGTTTTTTGAAGTCGAGTTCCATTCTTTTTTCCGCCCTCGTCACAGGTTCCTTGATGATTTCCGGCAGCGCTTTGGCCGCCGAGAACGTCAATCTACCCAAAACCATCGCCATGACCGCCTACGGTACCGGTTCCGGTGGTTACACACAGATGGTGTCAATCGGTAATCTGCTGAAGAACGAGTACGGTGTTTCCGTCCGTATCCTGCCTGGTGAGAACGATGTATCACGCATGACGCCGTTGCGCACCGGCCGCGTGCCGATGTGCGCCTGTGGTATCGCCAGCTACTATGGCTCGGAAGGCGTGCTGATGTTCGCCGGTAAGGAATGGGGGCCGCAGCCGATCCGGGTGATTGCGACCTCCACAGCCAGTTTCGGTCTGGGGTTGGCGGTGGCCGGCGACCTGGATGTAAAAACGCCGGCGGATCTGAAAGGTAAAAAGGTGTCCTACATACGCGGTGATGATGCAAACAATCTGGGCACCGAGGCGTATCTGGCGTTCGGTGGCCTTACCTGGGATGACGTTAAAAAGGTGGAGTTCCCCGGTTACGCTCGTACTTTTGACGGGGTCGTCGCTGGACAAAGTGATACCGCTTTCACCATGACGGTAACTCCGGTAGCGCAGCAGTTAGCTGCCAGCCCACGTGGTGTTACCTGGCCGACTTTGGATCCCGATGATAAAGAAGGCTGGGAACGCCTGAGGGCGGTCGCGCCGTACTTCCAGTCCCACCAAGTGACCTCCGCTGCTGGCCTTGGGGAAGGAGAGATGTGGCAGGGCGCCACCTATCCCTACCCGATTCTGGTTAGTAATGCGGATGAGAAATCCGGCTTGGCCGGTTCTTTGGTCAAGGTGTTGATCGAAGATTACGACAAGTTCAAGGATGCGGCGCCAGGCAATGCCGGCTATGCCTTGGAAAATCAGAATATGCAGTGGGTTATTCCGTTCCATGACGAGGTAGTGGCTTACTACAAAGAGATTGGTCACTGGACTGAGCAGATGCAGACTCACCAGGATCGATTGGTGGAACGTCAGGATATTCTGCAAAAGACCTGGAAAGCTTACACCGCCGGTAACCCCCCGGAAGATGATGACGCATTCCGCAAAGGATGGATGGAAGCCCGGGCCAAGGCACTGGAAGCGGCAGGTATGAACCCGGTATTCCGTTAA
- a CDS encoding haloalkane dehalogenase, whose translation MLREQLPYPKHEKVIHGKRLAYVDEGEGDPIVFLHGNPTSSFLWRNVMPELAGQGRLIAPDLIGQGDSEKLPAGEGANAYGFDTAYHYLEGLLEALGCHHQVTLVVHDWGSALGFHWARCHPDAVKGIAYMEAIVMPVTWEDWPESARGIFKGFRSDKGEDLILNRNLFVEAVLPGSVIRDLSEAEMAEYRRPFQKAEDRQPTLNWPRDIPIDGEPAEMVRVVRDYADWLAASPLPKLFVNADPGSILIGRQREFCRTWPNQTEVTVRGNHFLQEDSPVEIGQAVARWLEALSNS comes from the coding sequence ATGCTCAGAGAACAACTCCCCTATCCGAAGCACGAAAAGGTTATCCACGGCAAACGCCTGGCCTATGTGGATGAAGGCGAGGGCGACCCGATTGTCTTCCTCCACGGTAACCCGACATCATCCTTCCTGTGGCGTAATGTCATGCCGGAATTGGCCGGACAGGGCCGCCTGATCGCCCCGGATCTGATCGGGCAGGGCGACTCGGAAAAGCTGCCCGCCGGAGAAGGGGCCAACGCCTACGGCTTTGACACCGCCTATCACTATCTGGAAGGCCTGCTGGAGGCACTGGGGTGTCATCATCAGGTCACGTTGGTGGTGCACGATTGGGGCAGTGCACTGGGGTTTCATTGGGCCCGCTGTCATCCGGATGCGGTGAAAGGCATTGCCTATATGGAAGCCATCGTCATGCCGGTGACCTGGGAGGACTGGCCGGAGTCGGCACGGGGCATTTTCAAGGGGTTTCGCTCCGACAAGGGCGAGGATCTGATCCTTAATCGGAACCTGTTTGTCGAGGCGGTGTTGCCGGGCTCGGTCATTCGTGACCTGAGTGAGGCGGAAATGGCGGAATATCGGCGGCCTTTCCAGAAAGCCGAAGACCGCCAGCCCACACTGAACTGGCCCCGGGATATTCCTATTGATGGTGAACCCGCGGAGATGGTTCGCGTGGTGCGGGATTACGCCGACTGGCTGGCGGCATCGCCGCTACCGAAGCTGTTCGTCAACGCGGATCCGGGCTCCATTCTGATTGGTCGGCAGCGTGAGTTTTGCCGCACCTGGCCGAATCAGACCGAAGTGACGGTGCGCGGCAATCACTTTCTTCAGGAAGACTCGCCGGTGGAGATCGGGCAGGCGGTGGCTCGCTGGCTGGAGGCCCTATCCAATTCGTAA
- a CDS encoding PDC sensor domain-containing protein, giving the protein MQDTTLLQLAYDISRITHDKVGAIESIMHATRILALNARIEAARAGSAGAAFGVVAEEIGQVSSEINHIAADFRQAVEAHTREIEDVGGRMLTEFRGQRLTDLSLNAIDIIDRNLFERSCDVRWWATDSAVVAAARAPDDRQLSDYASSRLATILRSYTVYLDLWIADANGNVIANGRPDRYPGVTGENVSQTGWFRNAMATASGDDFTVADVARNACLDNAAVATYATAIRDERDSPVGVLGIFFDWTPQARAVVQGVGLSDEERERCRVMLLDARHRILADSSGQGELGDAYPLANNDLSNGYYLADTQRLVAFALTPGYETYRGLGWFGVIEYNLGDEASQSSAAAAHRHARSA; this is encoded by the coding sequence ATGCAAGACACCACATTGCTTCAACTGGCCTACGATATTTCCAGGATCACCCACGACAAGGTCGGAGCGATCGAATCGATCATGCACGCCACCCGCATACTTGCTCTCAACGCTCGTATCGAAGCAGCGCGTGCCGGTAGCGCTGGCGCGGCCTTCGGCGTGGTGGCGGAGGAAATCGGCCAAGTGTCTTCGGAGATCAACCATATCGCCGCCGATTTCCGCCAGGCGGTGGAAGCCCATACCCGGGAAATCGAGGACGTCGGTGGCCGCATGCTTACCGAATTCCGCGGTCAGCGTCTGACCGACTTGTCACTCAATGCCATCGATATTATCGATCGCAATCTGTTCGAGCGTTCCTGCGATGTGCGCTGGTGGGCCACTGACAGTGCCGTGGTAGCGGCAGCGCGCGCGCCCGACGACCGCCAACTAAGCGACTATGCCAGCAGCCGGCTGGCCACCATTCTGCGTTCCTACACCGTATATCTGGACCTGTGGATCGCCGATGCCAACGGGAATGTCATCGCCAACGGACGTCCTGACCGCTATCCCGGTGTTACCGGCGAAAATGTCTCTCAGACAGGCTGGTTCCGGAACGCCATGGCCACCGCCAGTGGCGATGACTTCACCGTCGCCGATGTGGCCCGCAATGCCTGCCTGGATAACGCCGCGGTGGCCACCTACGCCACCGCCATCCGGGATGAGAGAGACTCCCCGGTGGGGGTGCTCGGTATCTTCTTCGACTGGACTCCCCAGGCCAGGGCGGTAGTGCAAGGTGTTGGCCTCAGCGACGAGGAACGAGAGCGGTGCCGGGTCATGCTGCTGGATGCCCGCCATCGGATACTGGCCGACTCCAGTGGCCAGGGCGAGTTGGGGGACGCCTATCCGCTGGCGAATAACGATCTGTCCAACGGCTATTACCTGGCGGACACACAACGGCTGGTCGCCTTTGCCCTGACCCCGGGCTACGAAACCTACCGGGGTCTGGGCTGGTTCGGTGTGATTGAATACAACCTTGGCGACGAAGCGTCTCAGAGCTCGGCGGCGGCAGCGCACCGGCACGCCCGGTCGGCCTGA
- a CDS encoding zinc ribbon domain-containing protein YjdM yields MSTLPSCPQCGSEYTYEDGAFFVCPECAYEWNNESESADVESMVRDANGTVLEDGDTVTVIKDLKIKGSSSVVKVGTKVKNIRLVDGDHNIDCKIDGIGAMKLKSGFVKKV; encoded by the coding sequence GTGAGTACGTTACCTTCCTGCCCCCAATGTGGCTCCGAATACACTTATGAGGACGGTGCGTTTTTCGTCTGTCCGGAATGCGCTTATGAATGGAATAACGAGAGCGAAAGCGCGGATGTGGAATCCATGGTCCGGGATGCCAATGGAACGGTCCTGGAGGACGGTGACACCGTGACCGTGATCAAGGATCTCAAGATCAAGGGCTCCTCCTCGGTGGTGAAGGTTGGTACCAAGGTGAAGAATATTCGCCTGGTGGACGGTGATCACAATATTGATTGCAAGATCGACGGCATCGGGGCAATGAAACTGAAGTCCGGGTTCGTCAAGAAAGTCTGA
- a CDS encoding FMN-binding negative transcriptional regulator, whose product MYQPRAFRQTEAAALDDLIRDFPFATLVIEQEGLAANHLPLLLRRRGDGRATLVGHLARANPMCDEGFEPVSALAIFHGPQGYVSPNWYPSKARDGRVAPTWNYAVVHVRGTLTLEHDPRWLRALLSQLTDHMESGSEMPWRLRDAPEDYLDRMIAATVGVRLEVREIEGKWKLSQNQPEENQNGVISGLKRDRQLELSAWVEKATARC is encoded by the coding sequence GTGTACCAGCCCCGTGCCTTCCGGCAGACCGAAGCCGCCGCCCTGGACGATCTGATCCGGGACTTTCCGTTCGCTACCCTGGTGATTGAACAGGAGGGGCTGGCCGCCAACCATCTGCCGCTATTGTTACGGCGGCGTGGTGATGGCCGGGCCACGCTGGTGGGACATTTGGCTCGAGCCAATCCAATGTGCGATGAAGGATTCGAGCCGGTTTCGGCTCTGGCGATCTTTCATGGCCCACAAGGTTATGTTTCTCCCAACTGGTACCCCAGCAAGGCCCGGGACGGCCGGGTGGCGCCGACGTGGAACTACGCGGTGGTACATGTGCGTGGCACCCTGACGCTGGAGCACGATCCGCGCTGGTTGCGGGCCCTGTTGAGTCAACTGACCGATCATATGGAATCAGGCTCCGAGATGCCCTGGCGATTGCGGGATGCGCCGGAGGATTACCTGGACCGGATGATCGCCGCCACTGTGGGCGTACGTCTGGAGGTGCGGGAGATCGAGGGCAAATGGAAGCTCAGTCAGAACCAGCCGGAGGAGAACCAGAACGGGGTGATCTCCGGGCTCAAGCGGGACCGCCAGCTGGAGCTGTCGGCCTGGGTGGAGAAGGCGACGGCTCGTTGCTAA